The genomic region AGGCGCTACGCTTCCCGTCTCCAGGCTCTGGCTTCTCGTGTGAGGATCTCTTCTCGATGATGGATGCACCTGTCGGACCCGCCTCACCCCTCTCGGACAGCGAAGTCACGACGCTCCTGGAGCGCACCAGCCGCACCTTCGCGCTCGCCATCCCCTTGCTCGAGCAGCCCCTGCGGCGAGAGGTGGGCCTGGCGTACCTGCTGCTGCGCGTCGCCGACACGCTCGAGGACGCGGCGACATGGACGCGGGAGCAGCGTCGCACGGCGTTGACCGAGATGGAGGTGCTCATCGAGGGTGGCGCGGGCCCGGGAGCCTCCGAGCTCGCTCACCGCTGGCTGGCGCTATGCCCCTCCGAGGACGCCGGCTACCTGCAACTGTTGGAGCACACGCCCCAGCTCCTCGCGAGTCTGGAGGCACTGCGCCCCGAAGCCGGCGCCATCCTGCGCCAGTTCGTGCTGCGCACCGTGCGCGGCATGCGGGAGGTGCTGGCCCGTGCCACCGAGCAAGGCCTGCTGACGTTGGGCTCCCTCGAGGAGCTGCGCGCCTACTGCTACGTGGTGGCCGGACTGGTGGGCGAGCTGCTCACGGAGCTCTTCCTCCTGGATGAGCGCCTGACGACGTCCGCCCCGAGGCTGCGCGCCCTTGCGCCCCTCTTCGGCGAGGCGCTGCAATTGGTAAACGTGCTGAAGGACGCGACGCAGGACCGCGAACAGGGTCGCTCGCTGCTGCCCGAGAGCGTCCGGCTGGAGGATGTCCACGCGCTCGCCGCGAGCGACATCGTCGAGGCGGCCCGCTACGTGCGCGTCCTCCACTCCGCGGGAGCCTCGCGCGGGGTGCTGGCCTTCACCTCGCTGCCGCTGCAGCTGGCGCACTCGTCGCTCGAGCTGCTGTCGCGCAAGGGCCCCGGCGCGAAGGTGTCCCGCTCGGAGGTCGCCTCTCAGATGGAGGCGCTCCAGGAAGCGCTCCAGCGCGGCGTGCTGCCGGACGATGTGAACCGACTCGCCCAGGACAGGTGAGGACGCGGACGTGATGCGCCAGCTGCTCGACCAGCTCTACAGCCGTGACGCGAAGACCTCTGACTCGGCCCGGGAACAGCTCATGTTCCACAGGACGAGCACCGAGGAGGACGCCCGCGCAATCGTCGAGGCGCTCTCACGCGAGGCGCCCAGCCCCCGGTCCGCGTACGACCGGCCCGAAGGCGTCCTCCTGGGCCTCATCCAGTCCCCCGGCAGCCAGGAGGCGATGGAGTACTTCCGAGACCATGCGCCCGCCGCCATCATGGCCGCCTGGCCGCGACTGGCGGAGCGGGACCGCGGCTTCGCGCTCAAGGTACTGGCGATGATCGGCTCCCGGGAGGGCCTGGCCTTCGTCGCCCGCACCCTGGCCGAGCCCAAGGGACCGAGCGACTACATGGTCTCGTTCGCCCTGGAGGCCATCCCCGCGGATACCGAGCACGTGGAGGCCCTCTTCCCGACCCTGGAACCGGTGCTCGACTTCGAGGACGACCGGGCGGTGATGGTGCTGGACTTCGCCAACCGGCTGGCGATGGCCGGGCGGCTGCGTCCCCACCCGGCGGCGACCCGGCTGGACCGCCTGCAGCGCGTCATCGAGAGCGAGGACGAGGGCCGCTACGGCCACGCCATCTCCGCCTGCTACGCGCTGGCCTCGATTCCAGGCGCTCGGGCGCTGGAGCTGTTGGAGATCGCCTCCCAGCACCCTGATCCGCTGGTCCGGATGGAGGCGCTCTACAGCAAGGTCCGGCACGGTGCTCCCGACGCAGCGGAGGCCCTGGCGAAAGCCACGCTGGACCCGACGATTGCCCTACAGGCGCGGAAGTACCTGAAGGAGCTGGGCAAGGCGCACCTCATCCCCAAGGAGGCGAATGATCGCGCCTTCCTGGCGAAGGCGGAGATGATCTCCTGGCTCACGCACCCCAACGAGTTCGACGGACCTCCGGAGTCGATCGTCCTCTGGGACCGGCGGGTGCTCGACTGGCCTCCCACGAAGGACCGGCGCGAGCTGTTCCTGTTCCACTACCGCTACCCGGCCTGGAACCCGGAGGAGGAGCCCGAGCAGGGCGTGGGGCTCGTCGGCTCGGTCACCTTCAGCCTCACGAACCAGACGCAGCCTCCTCCGGAGGGGACTCCGGAGGACGCTTACGTGGCCCACTGCCTGTGGGAGCTGCGACAGGAAGGGGATCCGCGCGGCGAGACGCTGACGCCGGAGGCCACGCGGAGGCTGCTCGGCTTCAAGCCGAAGCTCGTGAGCTGATCAGCGCACCGTCCAGAGGGCCGGAGGGACGTAGGAGATGAGGTCCGGCCGCTCCACGGGGAAGAGGCTGGAGGCCCCACCCTGCAGCGTGCCCGCCAGCGTGGGCACCACCCGGAAGCTGGCCTGGAAGGGCACGCCGGCGTCGCGGGGTGGCAGGGAGAGCGTCAGCGCCCCATCCTCCACCTCATAAGAGGACACCTTGCCCTCGGCCACGAGGCGCTCGAGGCTCTGCGTGTCCGCCTGCGCCCCCGCTGGCAGCGCATAGCGCAGCTCGAGCGCCATTCCCGCCGGAGTGGCCGCCTGCAGCGCCACCTCCACGGGCTGGCCCACCTTCGCCTCTGCCGGCACCTTCACCGCCAGCTCCAGCCCCTGGCCCTTCTCGGACTTCCACGGCACATAGGCGCTCAGTGACAGCGAGAAGCCCAACCCTGGCACCGCGGGCTCCGCGCGCACCGTCCACGTGTGCGCTCCCGCCGAGCCCGGCGCCGCCGCCTCCAGCGCCAGCACGTCGCGCAGGGCCTTGGCATCGAAGGTGCCTTCGCTGAGCACCTTGCCATCGCGCTCGAGCACCACCTGCACCCGCGAGGGCAGCGGCTGGGAGAAGAGCGCCATCGCGGCCTGGAGGCACAGGAGGTTGGTGCGGCCATCGCCCCAGCCCAACCCCGGCTGGTAGCCGGAGAGCAGCGCCGTGCCCAGGTCCGCCATCGGCGCCTTGGCGTCTCCGGCGAGCGCGAGCACCGCCAGCGCCGTGGCCTCCACCTCGGGCGGCGCCGTCCCGTCCGCGCGCACCACGCCGGGCTCCACCGGCAGGGACACCGCGCCGTCCTCGCGCTTCTTCAGCGCCTGGCGCACCTGCTCACGCAGGCGCTCCTGGAGCGAGCCCGTCACCCCGCCGCTGGCCAGCACGGCCGCCGCGGTGTAGCCCTCCTGCACCTGCGAGAGGTTGCGCTCGAAGGCGCCGAGGGCCCGCGCGCTGAAGGCCGCAGCCCGCTGGCTCCCGCCCTTGGAGGCGCTGGAGGCCGCGCGCACCGCCTGCGCGCAGTCGGCGGTGGCCACCAGCAGCCGCTGCAGCGTCCACCCGTCCGCGCCCTGGCAGGTGCCATCCGGGCGTTGCGCGTTGGCCACCTGCGCGGCCAGGCGCTCCCCGAGCCGCGAGAGCACCGGGTTGTCCGGGTGGGTGAGCGCCGCCTGCGCCAGCAGCGCCGCGGTGGGCACGTCCGGCGAGCGGCCCGCGCGCAGCACCCGCTGCCCGGCCACCATGGACATGGCCTTGAGCGCCTCGGTGTCCGCCGTCTCGCCCAGCGTCTTCAGCAGCGTGGGCGCGCGGCCCGACAGCAGCAGCGCGTAGGCATCCTCCGCCACGCCCCCGCGCCCGCTGGCGGCGGCCAGCTCCGCGCGCAGCACGCCCAGGGCGCCCGGGTACACCAGCAGCCGCACCCGCTCGCTGCCGGCCTCCACCTCCGCCGGCCCCTCCAGCGTGAGGGTGCGCGGCGCCGCGAGCGAGCCCCCGCGCGTCTGGCCCACCGGCCGCCCGGTGGGCACCACGTCGAAGCCGCGCACCACCGCGTCGGTGGTGCCCAGCGAGGCCCGCACGGAGACAGGGCCCGGCTGGGTGGCCTTCAGCGTCACGTACTCCACCACGCTGCCCTGGGCGGGCACCCGCACGGTGCGGGCGGCATTGCCCTCCACCACCGCGCCCTCGGCCGAGAGCTTCAGCGGCTGCTCCACCGCTCCGCCCGTGGTGTTCACCACCTGCACGGGCAGGCGCACGGTGTCCCCCGTGCGCAGGAAGGCGGGCACCACCGGGTCCACATAGGTGGGAAGCGTGCCCGCGAAGCTCGTCACCGCGCCCGCCTGCGCGCCCGAGCGCGAGTGCCCCAGGGCCAGCACCCGCCACCGGGTGAGCCGGTCCGGCACCCGCACCGGCACCGTCGCCTGTCCGGCCGCGTCCGTCACCACCAGCGGCTCGAAGAGGAATGTCTCGGGGAACCAGGCGCGGCTGGGCGCCGCCTCGGCCTCCACTCTGCCGAACTCATCCGCCAGCTCGGACTCTGGCTCCATCCTCGACGTCGCCAGGGGCATGGGCTTGGCCATTGGCATGGACTGGCGTCGCTTCTTCGCCGACACCTTCCGGTCCTCGCCGCCCCCTCCTTCCGCGAGTTCCTCCGCCGGAGGCGCCATGGCATAGCCCGGCGCAGCCTTCGAGGCATCCATTTCCATGTACGACGCGTTACCGGCGAGCGCGGGAGCGGACGCCATGAGCACGTTGCCACTGGACAGGAACAGGAAGCCGCAGGTGACTATGCCCAGCATGAACCCCGCGAACAGGATGCCGCCAATCTTCAGTGCGCGCTTCATGGCGCCTCCCGGGCGACCCACGCGCCCCAGTTCTCGACGTCCTCGGACAGCCGCGTTCCACCCACCACCACCACCCGCGGATCAGTGAGCGCGAGCAGATCCGGTGGCAGCCGCGACAGCTTCAACCGGCGCCCGTAGGCGTCCGTGACGCTCTCGCCGCGCTTCTCACAGGCACTCAGCGCCTGCTCCCACAGCTGGGCCATGCCGGCGGGGCTCAGCGTCTCCCCGGCGGGCGCCTTCTCCTCCCAGGTGCGCACCTGCGCCGTCAGCTCTCCCAGCACCCGGTAGAAGGGCTCGGCCACCTCCACCTCTGGCTCGAAGGGGCTCTGGGCGAGCATGGACAACGAGGGCTCCGACTCTTCGGGGCGCGGCACGCCCGTCACGCGCACCAGGGCCGCCGCCGCCGCGTTGGCGCCGCGAATGCGCCCCATGGCAAGCGCCTGCCCATCGAGCACCCCGAAGGCGGGGCTGGCCACCGCGGGCACGGGCCGCACTTCCCCGAGCGCTCCCGGCCCGGGAAGGGGCGCCAGTTGCGCCAGCCCCTCATCCACGCCGAAGAGGCCCACGGCGGCAGGGCCCTCCTTGCCCTCCACGCGGGTGCGCAGCAGCAGGCGGGCCACCTCTCCGGGGGCGTAGGCGGGCTTCTCCGGCGCCACCTCCAGGGCGAGCTGCGCGCGCGGCGCGGCGTACACCCGGGCGATCGCCTCGCCCCACCGCACCTCGGCCCAGCCCTCGAAGTTCGCGGGCAGGCGGAAGCTCGCCACGCGCGCGGCCTTCTCCACCTTGGACTCCAGCCGCTCCGCCCCCGCCTCCAGCCAGAGCTTCTCTGGCAGCTCGCCGGTGAAGCCCGGGCCGCGCAAGAGCTCCACCCGCACCTCCTCTCCACCACGCGCGAGCACCGGGGTGGCGCGCAGCCGCTGAGCGGGGAGCTCGGTGGGAGCCAGGAAGAGCTTCGTCGAGCCGGCGTCCTTGCCCTCCACCTGGGCGCTCACCATCAGCTCGTAGCCCAGGCGCGTCGTGGCCTGGGCCTGGGCCTCCTCCTCCGAGGCGTAGGCGGGCCGCGCGCTGAGGTACGCCACGCCCATCATGTCCGGCGGCGACTCGCCATCCTCGCGCGCCTGTCCCATCGGCAGGGTGACGCGGGCGAAGCGGGCCTGGAGGCAAGGAAGCACCGAGGCGGGCAGCCACTCCTCCCCCTCCTCCTTGGGAGCGGGCGCCCACCCCACCTCCACCTCGGGACGGTCCGCCCGCACGCGCCAGCGCAGGACCACGGGCGCTTGCGCCTCCTCCTCCAGCTTCGCGGGCAGGCACGCGCGCGCGTCCAGCGCCGCCTCCTGCAACGCCTCCTCGAGGTGGGAGGGCTTGGCGGTGACGGAGTTCACCTCCATCTCCAGCTCGGGGAGCCGCGGATCCATGACGGTGAAGCTCAGGGAGAGCATGCGCTCGCGTCCCGCCGACAGCGTGCGCCCTCGGGCCACCTCGGCGAGACAGGCCGAGAGCCGCCCCGGGCCGCTCACCACCTCGGCAACACCGCCACCGGCATTCACCCGCACGCCCAGGTGCGCCTCACCGGTGCCCATATCTGCCGAGACGAAGCGCGCACATGGATGGAACGCGGGCAGCCACCGCTCCAGGGCCACCTGGTCCTCCAGCGAGGGCTCATGCCCCGAGCCGAGCAGATCCATCGTGTCCGAGAACGCCACGGGCGGCGGAGGCGGCGCCCTGCGCACCGGCATGGGAGGAATGACGACGTTGACGGGGACGCCCGGATCGAACTGCAGGGCGGCCACGCCATCCTCATCGGCCACGGCGCGCACGCCAGTGTCACGCGGATCCCACGCGCGCTTGACGGTGAGCTCCGCGCCGGGCAGCACCTGCCCATCCGCGCTGGTGACGCGCAGGTAGACGCGGTTGCTGTAGTTCTGCACCAGGCCACCCTCCAGCTCCGTCACGGCGGAGACGGCGAGGGCATCCTCGGAGAGCAGCACGGAGACGCCACCCACCACCGAGTCTCCGGCGGGATCCACGGCCGTCACCTGGGCCGAGAGGGTCACCTGGCCACGCAGGTCCCCGGGCACGCGCGGCAGGCTCACCCGGAAGCGCCCGGCCCCGTCCGTCTTCGCTTGGGTGGGCAGCGCGCCACCGAGCCACTCCAAGGGCAGCGGCCACGCGCCGGAGGGGCGCCAGCCGAACGACACGCTCGCGCCCGCCACCGGCGCACCCGAGCTATAGAG from Hyalangium ruber harbors:
- a CDS encoding HEAT repeat domain-containing protein — encoded protein: MRQLLDQLYSRDAKTSDSAREQLMFHRTSTEEDARAIVEALSREAPSPRSAYDRPEGVLLGLIQSPGSQEAMEYFRDHAPAAIMAAWPRLAERDRGFALKVLAMIGSREGLAFVARTLAEPKGPSDYMVSFALEAIPADTEHVEALFPTLEPVLDFEDDRAVMVLDFANRLAMAGRLRPHPAATRLDRLQRVIESEDEGRYGHAISACYALASIPGARALELLEIASQHPDPLVRMEALYSKVRHGAPDAAEALAKATLDPTIALQARKYLKELGKAHLIPKEANDRAFLAKAEMISWLTHPNEFDGPPESIVLWDRRVLDWPPTKDRRELFLFHYRYPAWNPEEEPEQGVGLVGSVTFSLTNQTQPPPEGTPEDAYVAHCLWELRQEGDPRGETLTPEATRRLLGFKPKLVS
- a CDS encoding MG2 domain-containing protein, coding for MKVRTRRWLLAGGFAVVLGAVAIAASQLCLSAWLFHGVRVAHCPDGRFRQTVNLQVQELARERTGTVRVWALAHGVGELPGQELLARVVRRAEAQLTLLDAAGKETPLSPEKGWEREDDAALVGQVKLPVLPDGDYRLRARVTTPLGTDSVEATLPLYSPARIHVLTDRPLYEPGHRVQFRAVALRAKDLSPLDGRPGTWVVVDPNGDSVLEERAPAGPWGVVSGAIPLDRGAPTGTWRVLWMSGGTSAEASFQVEPFTLPRFRVEASSPQPFWRAGETPSVEGQVLYSSGAPVAGASVSFGWRPSGAWPLPLEWLGGALPTQAKTDGAGRFRVSLPRVPGDLRGQVTLSAQVTAVDPAGDSVVGGVSVLLSEDALAVSAVTELEGGLVQNYSNRVYLRVTSADGQVLPGAELTVKRAWDPRDTGVRAVADEDGVAALQFDPGVPVNVVIPPMPVRRAPPPPPVAFSDTMDLLGSGHEPSLEDQVALERWLPAFHPCARFVSADMGTGEAHLGVRVNAGGGVAEVVSGPGRLSACLAEVARGRTLSAGRERMLSLSFTVMDPRLPELEMEVNSVTAKPSHLEEALQEAALDARACLPAKLEEEAQAPVVLRWRVRADRPEVEVGWAPAPKEEGEEWLPASVLPCLQARFARVTLPMGQAREDGESPPDMMGVAYLSARPAYASEEEAQAQATTRLGYELMVSAQVEGKDAGSTKLFLAPTELPAQRLRATPVLARGGEEVRVELLRGPGFTGELPEKLWLEAGAERLESKVEKAARVASFRLPANFEGWAEVRWGEAIARVYAAPRAQLALEVAPEKPAYAPGEVARLLLRTRVEGKEGPAAVGLFGVDEGLAQLAPLPGPGALGEVRPVPAVASPAFGVLDGQALAMGRIRGANAAAAALVRVTGVPRPEESEPSLSMLAQSPFEPEVEVAEPFYRVLGELTAQVRTWEEKAPAGETLSPAGMAQLWEQALSACEKRGESVTDAYGRRLKLSRLPPDLLALTDPRVVVVGGTRLSEDVENWGAWVAREAP
- a CDS encoding squalene/phytoene synthase family protein, whose amino-acid sequence is MMDAPVGPASPLSDSEVTTLLERTSRTFALAIPLLEQPLRREVGLAYLLLRVADTLEDAATWTREQRRTALTEMEVLIEGGAGPGASELAHRWLALCPSEDAGYLQLLEHTPQLLASLEALRPEAGAILRQFVLRTVRGMREVLARATEQGLLTLGSLEELRAYCYVVAGLVGELLTELFLLDERLTTSAPRLRALAPLFGEALQLVNVLKDATQDREQGRSLLPESVRLEDVHALAASDIVEAARYVRVLHSAGASRGVLAFTSLPLQLAHSSLELLSRKGPGAKVSRSEVASQMEALQEALQRGVLPDDVNRLAQDR
- a CDS encoding alpha-2-macroglobulin family protein; protein product: MKRALKIGGILFAGFMLGIVTCGFLFLSSGNVLMASAPALAGNASYMEMDASKAAPGYAMAPPAEELAEGGGGEDRKVSAKKRRQSMPMAKPMPLATSRMEPESELADEFGRVEAEAAPSRAWFPETFLFEPLVVTDAAGQATVPVRVPDRLTRWRVLALGHSRSGAQAGAVTSFAGTLPTYVDPVVPAFLRTGDTVRLPVQVVNTTGGAVEQPLKLSAEGAVVEGNAARTVRVPAQGSVVEYVTLKATQPGPVSVRASLGTTDAVVRGFDVVPTGRPVGQTRGGSLAAPRTLTLEGPAEVEAGSERVRLLVYPGALGVLRAELAAASGRGGVAEDAYALLLSGRAPTLLKTLGETADTEALKAMSMVAGQRVLRAGRSPDVPTAALLAQAALTHPDNPVLSRLGERLAAQVANAQRPDGTCQGADGWTLQRLLVATADCAQAVRAASSASKGGSQRAAAFSARALGAFERNLSQVQEGYTAAAVLASGGVTGSLQERLREQVRQALKKREDGAVSLPVEPGVVRADGTAPPEVEATALAVLALAGDAKAPMADLGTALLSGYQPGLGWGDGRTNLLCLQAAMALFSQPLPSRVQVVLERDGKVLSEGTFDAKALRDVLALEAAAPGSAGAHTWTVRAEPAVPGLGFSLSLSAYVPWKSEKGQGLELAVKVPAEAKVGQPVEVALQAATPAGMALELRYALPAGAQADTQSLERLVAEGKVSSYEVEDGALTLSLPPRDAGVPFQASFRVVPTLAGTLQGGASSLFPVERPDLISYVPPALWTVR